ATACTAAATGTGCTTTTTTGTGAGCCTGTAGATTAGTCCTTGCTGTAACTGTGTGTTACCCTTTTAGGTGAGCTGTGTGTAGAAGTGCTCTGTAGAATGGAACTGAGTCAAGACTCCTTTCAGGTCTTTGAGAAATACCCAGGAATTTATCTCTTTTTGGTACACCCAAATGAGATGGTAAGTTCCATATTTGTGTTCTGCTGAATCCTGGTTTTGTGCATCATGTTAATACTGAAGGGGTTGAGTGCTGTCTTTGCATGATTTTAGAAAATCTGTGTGGTGCATTTATCTGTAAATAAAACCAGGCATCTCTTACAGTATGCAGTTCTCTCATTAAAATATCTTGGTCAGTAGCATGTAAATAACATAAAATTAGTACAAACCAACTGCTACTGTTGGTTTGTAACTCCCGAGGAATTTTCTTTATAGGTATTACCCTGAATTTTAGCTTCCTTATCACCAACATCATCTTGTAGGTACAGCAGGCCTGTTTCTAAGGTTATTTTGAagacttatttttaattattctattAGTAAAAATATACCTTTTGCCCCATTTGTAACAGCAGTGCTTCCTCTTACagaattgtgatttttttttttttgttctttttatcaATATATAACTTTTTGTTTCAATCCTTAGATTCGTCGATGGGCCATCCTAACAGCAAGGAATTTAGGGAAGGTTGACAGGGATGATTATTACGACTTAGAGGAAGTACTGACTTGTTTGTTCAAAGTTATTGAATTGGGACTTTTTGAGAATCCAGATATTTACAGCTCTTCAATGTTTGAAAAGGGTAAACTCATCCTTCTGCCAGCTCATTTGTATGATACAGCCAACTACAAGAACTATTGGCTGGGTGCGTATTTATgatcagaaattaatttgtgtAATCTCCCATTTGTAAgcacttatttttttcaatttagaGCTCTACAGTTCATAGGTGCTGtgtattttttcaaatacatagacaggttgctttttttttttttttttttttccccctactgTAGGAATTTGCatgttgctgtcagtgctggaAGAACAAGCTATGGACTCTTTATTACTGGGCCCAGACAAACAGAATGATTTCATGCAGTCTATACTTCACACTATGGAGAAAGAAGCAGCTGGTAACTAGTTTTGATACTGAGATTAAGACAGTTTATAACCCGTTTTTCATCTTTATCAAATTCCTTGTTAAGCTCTTAGTAGTGTAATGAGAGATGGTTTTACCTGAGGCCTGTTATCATCTGAAAGGTGCAATATTTGGGCAATGCTGACAAATAGTGAAAGATGGCATCCAGAGTTTGGAGTGGAGAAGGGATGGCAGTGTTTTTGCTAAATCTGGCTTAGAGGTTTTGAGAGGACAAATCTGCAATTTCTGTCACTGTTTTCATTTAACGTACTGGCTGCATGTGCATGCAGAGTGCTTGTTTCATGGTGGCATGAAGTTTGAATTTTGAGTCCTAAAGCAAAGAAACTCCTGAATTGCTGCATCTTGCCTTAAAATTTGACTCTTCCATCTGTCCATTTGAGGGGACCCCCTTTTGCACCTGCAAATTTAGACTTTAGAATTTAGGTTTTGTAACCCCATGGGTTACCATGGCGTAATCTGGGAATGGCCTGTGAACTCGAGACCAGGATTGCCTCTTAAATGAGCAGATCTTCATAAACTTTGTGTTTATTGAGGGTATGATATTCTCTTACATGAAGGAGTAAGAACACACTTGAAAGAGCCAATTGCTTCTAGTATAAATAACTGTGTAAATTGTGTCACTGTTGGCACACCCCTGCACAAATCAGTGTGAAAGAATCAGTTTGAGTTGGGAAATACCAGTATTATTTAATACTAGTAATGGGCATTCTGGCTGCTGTTGATTTAAGACTGTATTAGGAGCAGCATGTACAAATGAGGGGGGCTtgacttttttcatttttttcccatgttaaAAAGTACAGTTGCAACTTACTAGAATACTTTTCTATTGAGTTTTAAAAAGCCCATGAGAGCCAGCTCTTTCAATTTCTGCTTAGCCTAAAAATGTCCAGTATTTGCATTTCAACCCTCTCCACTGTTGCTGTTGTGTTTCAGATGATTCCACTGACCCCTTCTGGCCTGCCCTGCACTGTTTCATGGTTATTTTGGATCAGCTTGGATCTAAAGTTTGGGGTCAGCTGATTGATCCTGTCCAAGCCTTTCAAACCATAATCAACAGTGTGAGCTACAACAATGAAATCAAAAATATTCGCAGTAGCTTTAGGAGGTCAGTTCTTGTCAGTGCTGATGTAATTTGTGCTGGGGGAGGGAGATGGCAATTAAAATCTATTCATGTTTCCAACTTCAAGCAAGGAAAAGTTGAAGTAGGTCCCCTAAAATTGTGAGGTTCCTTCAAAAAGATACATGCTCACTTCTTTTTGGCAACTCTGGTGTCTGTGTGAAACttgttaggattttttttccctgaactgGGAAGACTGTTAACTGTGCTGTGGTTATTTAGTGCTACAGCCAACTTGGGAAATGGCCATGTTCAAGGTTTGGTAAATTATGggaattcctgaatttttagTAGATGGCATTCTGGGCATTTGTTCTATGTAGGCAAATCCATGACTCAATTGAGACAgtcacttccccccccccccccctcttaCAGGCTGGATAAAACAAACTCCAGACTTTGAAATATGGTACCTTTTCATTGGTGTGTTTTATCACTGACAAGTTCTAATGGTCATGTGGTATCTGGAAAGCGACATCTGTCCTGACTTTCTTAGGGTTTTAATTATGTGAGTTTGTAgtgatttgtatttcttttcaggACAAAATCTGAGCCAGAGTCAGACTACAGTGATGACATGATTTCTTGCAGCCAGATTGTGTATAATTATAACACAGAAAAGCCTCAAAAGGTATTAAACCAgtattttatattccttttctttgaaCTGGAGTCACTGAATGACATAGTCAAGAATAGACGTTTCCAAGTGTGGTCATCTCTTGATGTCAGTGTGTTACATTTATGAGATGTCTTTTAAAGGCTTTCCTTGTGTTTTTGATTATCTGAGGTTAAGTGAATAGTTCACAATGATTTTTGAATGAACTCCTACTTCACACCAGTTTCATAGATAACATTTTAGGAAATTAGTTCCTTATACATCCGTGTGCTCttaattttttgcctttcctcGTGACTTACATTGGGATATAAGAGACATTACTGTTTAATGAAGAAATATATGAAAGAAAGTTAAAAAGAGCTGCTATATTAAACTGTGCATATCAGTGAGGCTGTTGTGTGGTGAATGTATTTTTCAGGACactggctggaaagctgccatTTGCCCAGAGTACTGCCCCAACATGTATGAAGATATGCAGACCCTGGCTAACATGCTGCAGTCTGACATTGGCAGAGACCTGCGTGTCCATCACAGCACATTCCTCTGGTTCATCCCTTTTGTTCAGTCCCTTATGGATCTCAAGGACTTGGGTGTAGCCTACATAGTGGAGGTCATCCACTACCTCTGCTCAGAAATCAAAGATATCCTCATCGAAAGAATCCAGCAGTGCGACAAAATCTCCGAGTTCTTCCTCCTCATCTTGGTGTGCATTGTTGAGCTACACAGAAGTAAGAAGTGCTTGCATTTGCTGTGGATCAGCTCCCAGGAGTGGGTGGAGGCAGTGGTGAAGTGTGCCACGCTGCCAAGCAGAGCCTTCACTCGGTGCAGCGAGAAGGCCCCAGGGCTGTGTGCCAAGGGCTCGGCTGTGGGCTCTTTCCAGACCCCCAGCTCGGTGCAGCACGCCTGCGTGCAGCTCATCCGCAGCCTGCTCAAGGAGGGCTACCAGATAGGCCAGCATGCCCTGTGCAAGCAGTACCTGGACAAACTGAACCTCCTCCTGCGGGGAAATCGAGCTGTGGgctggcagctgagcagccaGGAAACCCAGGAGCTGCAAATGTGTTTAAAGCAGGTTATAAGAAATATAAAGGGCAAAGCGCTGAGCACCTCTTTGGCTGGAGGAAACAGTTCCAACTCAACAGCTTTGCCAACTGTCTTTATAAAGCATGAAAGGAATGCTTGTGATGATGGATACAAGATGAGCGGACACGAGAGGAGGGATCTTTATTCACCATTTGTCACATCAAAGGAAGGCAGAGATTGTCAAGAGAGCCCTTTCCACAGGAGAAAGAATGCCTGGGAAGAGGAATGTAGGGATGCATGTAGGAGTTCAACATCTTGCACATCCACAGAAAGCCTCTTGATGAATATTAAAAAGGAACCTGATGACTTGGCAGCTCAGGAGTTTATCTTCCCACAGAACGCTTTGGCAACAAAAGTATGTGGGAAACTTCATGAAAATAACAACTCTGATCTTGCGGCAGGGAAATACAATACAGATGATGAGTGCTTCAATTCAAACACCCAGCATTCAGATTTCAGGAGAGGCAGAGAATTAGACATGAAACAGAAGGCAGAACACAAAACGCCACCATGTCTGTCTGCTCAAACGCATGTTGATTCTCTATCTTCAAGGAATTGCAAAAGTACGCAAGAGATGAGTACAAACAGTGTGTTCCAGTCCAGACTGATGCCCACTAAACAGGTCTTCAAGGAAGATTCCTCTAACTCCTCTAGAAATGAATCTGGTATGCAGGGGAAGGAAGATGACAGTACCTCGCTTTTAGGGTATAATGACACCTCACTGAAAAAAGtatcaacagaagaaaaatcaggtTCATCGTTGATGtctttctttaagaaaaagacCAATGTGCAAACTTCAAATCAGGAGCAGCCTAATTTAAATGATCTGGGTAAACGTGACTGCAAAAATCAATTTTCGGAGACATTTTGTAGGAGGGATAACATTTCGGCCTGTGGTTATTTTCCATTTAGCTCAGAAAACAAGAGGGATATGATCAGGCCACTGTCAGTGAAGCGTGAGTCAAGTGACAGGTTGTTTGAGTTTTCAGAATATTTCAAGAGGGAAAACAGTTCAGTggggaagaaagaggaggatTTTGTGGAGACGGTTTCTAAAGATGATGCTTTGTTGGACTCCCAGATTGATAGAGAACTCAGTAAATTATCTTTAGCTGCTTATGCCAGAAGCGTCAATTTTCCTGTTGAATCCCTCCAGGAAAGCTCAGTATGCCACAATGTGTCTGATATTAAAAGGAAAGTGAAAGGTTCTGTAAGATCTTCCAATGAGGGCCAAAGTACCAAGTGTCCCAGTGGTGCAGATGGCCCTAGCAATCAAGTCATTATAATTTCAGACTCTTCTGATGAAGAAAAAGGTGTGGCCGACAAGGAGGAAACAAAAACCAAGAATGAAAATGTGTGTGCAGAGGAATCTTCAACTTCCAGCAGTATTTCTGATAGTGACACTAAAAGAGAATCAAATCCTCCAGGCTCTCCCCTATTAGTGGATGAATGTGATTCTCAGTACTTTGAGTTTGAAACAGAAGCTGATGTTTTTTCAGCTTGGCAGGATACTCAAGCATATGCTGTGGAAACAACTCAGGAGTGTAAACAAGATCGTGTTTCACCAGCAGCTGAGATGAGTAATTCAGATGACTGCCTGAATGATGACTTAAATGACTGGGGCTATGACCTGCATTACTTTAGTGATGACTCCGTAGAAGAAGCAGCAAGCTCAATAGAAAAGCAGGCAGAAGATACTTCTTATCAGAAAGAAGCTGATGGTACAAAGGAAGCGACTAATTCAACCTTGGAAGAATCAGTTGGCAAGGAAGATGCAAAAGGTCAGCTGGAGAAATGTGCAGACAAAGGTGGTGCTAAAGGCTTCACCCCGGATTCAAAATTGCCTGAACCCAGAGCATCTACATCTCCCATCTCATTAGCTTCAAAGTTGGCCCTTAAGAAAAACAGCACAATCCCacggaagaccacggcaaaatgTAAATCAGCACTGTCTGTTCAGAGAAGTCCTAAAAAACCTCCCCTTGTTAAAAcagccaaaaataaaacaactctCCAAAGCACGGCAGAACGTTCTCAGCCTGGCAGGTCGATGCCTGCTGTGGTTCCTCCAAGGAAGGTTCGGCAGAGTCCTGCTCCAGCTTCAACTGTGGAAAAGCTTGGCCTGAAGAAAGGCCCCCGCAAGGCATTTGACTtgtcccagccctccctggAGAGCCTGGCTCAGCTGCGCAGCCACGGCAAAGCTGCAGGCAGAATTGGAGTTGCACAGAAAAGGAGAACCAAACAGATTGAGGCTCAATGTTTGTCTGTAAAACGTAATAAAAAGCTGCTCGTCTGCCAGGACCGACAGTATCTAAGGCAGATAAGGCCCAAAAGAAGTGTGAAAAATTCTGCGGGAAGTTGGGAGAGCAGAAACAAGGTTACCAAAGTGTGTGCAAAACCTGTGGAACAAAAGCCTCAACATTTTGAACTGACAGCTATTAAAGAATCTGTTGAAAACCAGAGGGAGATAAAAAGAGAAGAGATTGCTTGTCCTTCCACCAGTGAGAGAAAATTTGAGAACCTCTCTGTGGAGGAGGTGGCAAGTGCCTCTAAAATGCCTTATTGCTCAGACTGGAACAGAAAATGGGAAGGTAACAGTGTGGTGGTTCCTCCTGTCCCTATGGATTCAAGTCTCACTGCACTTGGAGATGATAAAGATGAGTCTTCAGGAAAAGGTTGCACTGTCCTGCCTGAGTGTGAGATGAAAACCTCAAAGCAAAACGGGTGTAAATCAGATGAGAGCAGTGACGAAGGTGATGATAATCTGTTTTTAACCCAGTTAGATCCTGTGGATATGGAGTTATGTTCTCAGGAAGAATGTGTTCAAGATGCTGCGACAGGTAGTAAGACCCCAGAGGAAATGGATGTTGATGAAAGCCTTCAGCAGAATGAACCCTCAGCTGTTGTGAAGTGTAAGGACAAAGACTGTACGGAACAGGTGGAAAAACCTGGAGAATACTGCAGTAAACACCCAACCACCAGCCCAGGGGCTGATCACGTGTTTGCCAAGCCTTCTCTACCACCACCTAAAATAAGAAAACCTTCCACTACCAAAATTTTCAGCTCAAAAAGTTCTTCACGGAACGCAGCCTTCAGCAAAGATCTCGAAGATGGCAGAAAGTTGCCCCCACCTTCAAAAAGCAAACTGAACGCGGCCAAAGCGGTGGTGGTCAGGCCACCACCATATCCAAAACCTGCACCAGCAGGAAATCCAACGTGCAGATCTTCAAGTTCCAGTAATGTACCTCAACCCCTTAGTTC
The nucleotide sequence above comes from Cinclus cinclus chromosome 19, bCinCin1.1, whole genome shotgun sequence. Encoded proteins:
- the SETX gene encoding probable helicase senataxin, translating into MSTCRWCTQSGADTTEFLKHYAAQRLSQEDFEGSNDDLCYCLECVVEYHKAREECPRLHEDLWDLETSRLIAHMEKSMNEETGEDELFLIDEHGETPLSGYVGPNFENNVRVPLLEILKYPYLLLHKKISELCVEVLCRMELSQDSFQVFEKYPGIYLFLVHPNEMIRRWAILTARNLGKVDRDDYYDLEEVLTCLFKVIELGLFENPDIYSSSMFEKGKLILLPAHLYDTANYKNYWLGICMLLSVLEEQAMDSLLLGPDKQNDFMQSILHTMEKEAADDSTDPFWPALHCFMVILDQLGSKVWGQLIDPVQAFQTIINSVSYNNEIKNIRSSFRRTKSEPESDYSDDMISCSQIVYNYNTEKPQKDTGWKAAICPEYCPNMYEDMQTLANMLQSDIGRDLRVHHSTFLWFIPFVQSLMDLKDLGVAYIVEVIHYLCSEIKDILIERIQQCDKISEFFLLILVCIVELHRSKKCLHLLWISSQEWVEAVVKCATLPSRAFTRCSEKAPGLCAKGSAVGSFQTPSSVQHACVQLIRSLLKEGYQIGQHALCKQYLDKLNLLLRGNRAVGWQLSSQETQELQMCLKQVIRNIKGKALSTSLAGGNSSNSTALPTVFIKHERNACDDGYKMSGHERRDLYSPFVTSKEGRDCQESPFHRRKNAWEEECRDACRSSTSCTSTESLLMNIKKEPDDLAAQEFIFPQNALATKVCGKLHENNNSDLAAGKYNTDDECFNSNTQHSDFRRGRELDMKQKAEHKTPPCLSAQTHVDSLSSRNCKSTQEMSTNSVFQSRLMPTKQVFKEDSSNSSRNESGMQGKEDDSTSLLGYNDTSLKKVSTEEKSGSSLMSFFKKKTNVQTSNQEQPNLNDLGKRDCKNQFSETFCRRDNISACGYFPFSSENKRDMIRPLSVKRESSDRLFEFSEYFKRENSSVGKKEEDFVETVSKDDALLDSQIDRELSKLSLAAYARSVNFPVESLQESSVCHNVSDIKRKVKGSVRSSNEGQSTKCPSGADGPSNQVIIISDSSDEEKGVADKEETKTKNENVCAEESSTSSSISDSDTKRESNPPGSPLLVDECDSQYFEFETEADVFSAWQDTQAYAVETTQECKQDRVSPAAEMSNSDDCLNDDLNDWGYDLHYFSDDSVEEAASSIEKQAEDTSYQKEADGTKEATNSTLEESVGKEDAKGQLEKCADKGGAKGFTPDSKLPEPRASTSPISLASKLALKKNSTIPRKTTAKCKSALSVQRSPKKPPLVKTAKNKTTLQSTAERSQPGRSMPAVVPPRKVRQSPAPASTVEKLGLKKGPRKAFDLSQPSLESLAQLRSHGKAAGRIGVAQKRRTKQIEAQCLSVKRNKKLLVCQDRQYLRQIRPKRSVKNSAGSWESRNKVTKVCAKPVEQKPQHFELTAIKESVENQREIKREEIACPSTSERKFENLSVEEVASASKMPYCSDWNRKWEGNSVVVPPVPMDSSLTALGDDKDESSGKGCTVLPECEMKTSKQNGCKSDESSDEGDDNLFLTQLDPVDMELCSQEECVQDAATGSKTPEEMDVDESLQQNEPSAVVKCKDKDCTEQVEKPGEYCSKHPTTSPGADHVFAKPSLPPPKIRKPSTTKIFSSKSSSRNAAFSKDLEDGRKLPPPSKSKLNAAKAVVVRPPPYPKPAPAGNPTCRSSSSSNVPQPLSSKNVLQLQNRHYENTSNISRGPGQETYSSFLGAQQRDYSIFVNHVLKWTYEMFANFSLFGTPDDLLHSIVASVPVNFQGYNEYFNTFFPLMMLNAFETLAQEWVENQKVREKSYYFYLENFSADMNTAHFTAHLRESDLARQLHPKEDDLILLVVHKEKETFGVESGMESHIVNHVGLVTRFSRPSGYANRQKEQRSACYLTVQTRGNLSFFIHKQVQCVVVGSLVTTHRKFKGLLLLSRSPLAKPIINPSYNDFCPRDLPVASGSAASYMNEYNEDQKRAIETAYAMVKQHPGLPKICLIHGPPGTGKSKTIVGLLSRVLRENTRNEKTARKKNSKIKPNRFLVCAPSNAAVDELMKKIIIAFKEKCQNKQEPLGNCGDIKLVRLGAEKSINSEVRGFSLDKQVEHRMKRKPGDCDQDIQKKKQALDQKLDMLSRERAMHRCEKRESQMLNDEIGRLAKERQQLASQLKEARGHSQKVQADIILESDIICCTLSTSGGSLLESAFSRQGLDPFSCVIVDEAGQSCEVETLIPLIHRCNKLVLVGDPKQLPPTVKSVKAQQYGYDQSLMARLQRHLEKQVQRNMLHSLPVVQLTVQYRMHPDICLFPSNYVYGRTLKTAKAIEENRCSSEWPFQPYLIFDVADGREERDNDSYSNPREVKLVMELIRTIKEKRKDLGLRRIGIITPYSAQKKKIQEQLDSVFKNNSSPEVDTVDAFQGREKDCIIVSCVRANSSEGSTLPHVQASSSKGSIGFLASLQRLNVTITRARFSLFILGRLQTLMEDENWNHLIQDAQKRGAIIRTTEKSYKKEALRILKLRPPGQAPAKGGMMTSPVVQAGSSSGKRSEPGNSGNSPRELAVGPGHAVPQGSQGPTQPAGTPAADCNRGSAPASMGASPADSRRGSAPAPLGTPAADSRRGSAPAPLGTPAADSRRSNVPAPLGTPAADSRRGSAPASMGAAALAAIPEKPRDPRLASLASRTEAKGKEQPLKDGHQSAQSIPGLTPQHGLDVSSAARDQIYRTENARKAQQTAGQYNVLPTAPHTAQHEGDRRAAVSKSSSKAPGEGGQSSSSGWNKDSRGLSRRPSQEAPEDTATGSAKRRKIFS